The nucleotide sequence GAACCACCTTTTGGCGGGAAATTTGAATGAGGCTATCTAGATCGACAGGCTCAATGCAAATAATATATATGACGTGTTTAAACTggaataaatatgaaatcggTTCGATTTAAGGAGGAGATTGAGATTTATGAAGTAGAGTGTGATGATGTACATGAAAGAGCAAGAAGCGGGCGGGAATGGTTAGAGGCGGTAATTGATAGACAACGATTTCAAAGacgtattaaagaaattgaacgAATTCTTGACAAAATATTGcgtgaaaaattgttaaaaatgaatgaataaattaaacataataaaatacattgtattaattattttagttttaatatatAGTTGTATAAAACGTGCATATAAGTTAAATGTTATGTATGGTTGAATTAAATTCTAtccccaccaccaccaccactaCTACCACAACAACCAGTCTCATAACCCCATGGAACATACTCACTTATTTACTGAGAATGCTTATCGCAAAATACTTGGGAAACGTTGATGCacaaaagaaatgtttaaacaaaatatatgaTTTGAAGGAGATAAGTATACTACTAAAATAAGGGTCAGataacatattacaaaaattgctttatttaaaaaaatctacataCTACTACACAATATCTGATTTCTTAATCCAACTTCTTTCATCTATTCCAAACCACTTGACGTACATTCTGTTTCCTTTCCGTTTTAGAATCTCTTCAATCAACTGTATGTCAGGATAATGAGTCCGTTGTAATTCTTCAGTGTAGAAAGCTCCTTTAATGTTATCACCTTTCAAATCTTGTAATAAATACGTCACTGGATTACTATATTGaatcttaacaattttaaaaacttcattGCTCCAGTTAGGAGTATACCCTTTGGTGAACACACCACGATGTTTCGATATTCTTACAAAGTCATTCAAACGAAATTTTATGGGTaatgtttgattttgataatgtATTTTCCTATTATAAACAGTACGCAATAGCTTTTCCTCATCTGCCTCTATTGGTTTCATGCCTGTAGTGGAATGCTTGCGGGtattatatgttaataaaattaaaagattaaaagatCCCTGCAcactaaattctttccacattaaACCTTTTAAAGTTCTATTTAAACGTTCAACGATAGATGCTTTTAATGAGCTAAACGTAgagtaatgattaatttttaatttactcatAAGTGagataaaatctttattataaaactctTTTCCTTGATCGGTTTGAAGGTTTTTTGGTGCGTTTGCatcctttaaaatacttttcattGCTTTAGTAACATCTTTACCCGATTTAGTTTTTACCGGAACAGCCCATGCATATTTGCTAAAGACATCAATTACAACGAGTATATAACGATAACCACTATTTTGTCGTGCATAAGGTATCATCTCTACTAAATCAGCCTGGTATAAATCATTTATCCCTTTAGTAAGTACATATCtccttttaaaatgtattcgaGCAGGTTTATGAAGTTCTTCAGCtaattttcttgtaatatcAGAGGACATGTTACTACGATTTCAACAAACAGTGTATTAATCGTCGCAGTAGGAGATGGAATAAATCTTAATCTATCACCtttcttcaatttgataccCTTCCCATTTGAGCTATCATAAATCCTATTGTTTACTATAAAAGTGGTGTCCGATGGCTTAATAGTGATAGAGTAAATTTCTCCTGATTCAataggaaaaatataatatttttttaaattactcaGCGCATAACTATGTCCAGCTTTCCCACCAGTCaaagaaatattcaaataagaaTAATGGTTATGTTCTACTGAGGAGGCGGAGGAGGAGGAAGAAATGTGATGTCCGAACTTGTGGATAGTCATAACTAAAATGATGAATGTATTGTAGGTTTATACAATTATATGAGCTTCTCGTAACTCTTCTGTAAtactattaatttcattaccaTGTGACGTATTACCGGCAAGCTGAGAggctattaaaagttttaatctaTTTACTAATTCATTAGGATCAtcccaataaataaaatttgaccgTTGATTATTGTACTGCTGCTGCTGCATGAGACCTTCACCAGTTCTCATACGAACAGGAACGCTTTTTACTCTGCTCCGTCGTACAACTCCTTCCGTTGCATTTAAAACAGGTGCAATTATTTGACGATACTTGTCCGACTTGTCACCCATAATTTGTTTGCTTTTATCTTGGTTTTTGTTTAATGCTGCTGTTGTTTTTAGTATTTCAACGTAATTCTTTTGATCGTCACTAGTATATTGTTCTGGTTCCCTCTTGAAAATTAGCTCATACAGACCTTTCGTACccttataagttttatttgcaaTGGTTATATCATTCGTTTTACTACTAAAGGATATTTCACTATCTCCAATGTAATATTTATcagttaaaatattaacacgaATTCCCTTGTTGCTAGAATCGAATTCATTGTTATCATCTCTTACATAACCCTCAATGTAGGATCTTGTTAGAGGAGCAAATTGTTccaaatataagaaaaatgattCTTCATTAATATTCATAGTTTCTGGTAATGGAGATTCATCTGCTGCTGTCGCTGCTGCTGCTGCAGGTGGTGATGTTTGCGTTGGTTGTGGTGGTGGTGATGGAGATGTTGCAAAAACATCGTCATCGTCATCGCttaatattgatattgttGGTGATTGAGGcgcttgttgttgttgttgttgatgaAGTTCTGGTAGACGTGATGCTTGTACTGCTTTTGATActcttcttttctttgtaggtattactgttttaaattcttcttctttaacttCCTCCGATTTAAGCTCTTCCTCCTCCTCTTCGTCCTCCTCCTCTCCCTTCTTAACTTTAATACGATGTTTAAttgtggaaattattttttctaaaggGGTTGTTACTGCTTTATATTGCTGTTGAAGCAAATGTTTAGATTTATGCTTCCTTGCTTTTAATTTatccaatttctttttcacattttctctTGTTTTAATAAGCTTTCGTGTTAATTGTTTTGAATCCATGTTTTCTGTACAATGAATGAACACTTACTGACTAATGCATGTGCTTACTGTAGAGTTTTATTAGAACTGTTCAAGTCGGCTTTAACTGATCTGTTTTATCCGACCGGTTTTAACCGATCCGTTTTATTCGACCGGTTTTAACCGATCCGTTTTATCCGACCGGTTTTAACCAATCCGTTTTATCCGACCAACCGCATTTATCGGTTGAAACACCGATACTTTTTCGGATTCTCCAATCCGAAACCcaacttttgttttactttCATCGCGTTAGTAACAAACCATGCGTTAGCTTTTTCACCAATCGAAGAATCTTTCGCTAATACTCTTTTCCATGCTTCTGCAGCTAATACTTTATCTGCTATATGTCGATTGTGTAAATCTGTGTATTGTGTATAGGCTAAATCATGACTTTTACATGCTCTATCAAGGTCATTAATGCCAGGATCTCCACGTGCTAAGCGTTTCATGAGATTTGTCCCAGGTCCACAGAACTGATAGCCGGGTAAATGCAGCTCTCCACCTGTTCGTATCACTAACATGACTGATATAGAAACATACACAATCACAGTATTATATAGTAATGAAACCCATTACGATATCTACCATTGTTCATATCGTCCTCCTTactgattacaaaaaatccGAATCTATCTCTCCAACACATTGAacacattttcttaaagaCGTTGAATTTCATATCGGGTATTACATGATCGTTATAAATATGTCTTAAATTTAGATCATCTTGtttgaaaagtattaaaaagtttgcatTATCACGTATTAAATGCTTTGGAATATGCGTGTAACTCtgacataaataaaaactgtCTATTGCCTTATGTCGTCCCATACAAAAATAATCACGAATAATTGATTGTTTATCGCATGCTACATCATCAAATATAAAAACCGAATCTTCATTCGCTTTGGAAGGATGCATTATGTCATCACTACTGCTATACTCATAATATCCTAAACCTTTTATAGGCTGTAGtaattttctcaaatattcatatttgcTTTGATACAATGACTTTGAATACacatacacatttttaaagGATAGTCCATTAGGATCCTGTAATAAGCTAATTATCAGATTTGTTTTACCAGAGTTAGAAGGTCCGGATATTATGCAACGTAGattatttggaaataaataactatgctttttgttttgaggtgattgattattattattaaattgtattgtTACATCATCAACATTTAATGTGTAAGGTTGTTTTATCACTTTCATGTTTATTGTATAACTAACTCTTATATCAGtttgattttgaatatatAATGTTCTAATTTGTCTGTTGACCATTGAAGTGATTatcaatatcatcaatatttaatgtgtAAGATTGTTTTATCACTTTCATGTTTATGGTATAACTGACTCCTATATAAGTCTGAATCTGAACATATAATATTCATTTGTCTGTTGACCATTGAAGTGATTGGATGATCATGAAGAAAAGAGCCAGTGGAAAAGccatttcttttaatagagccgttaaaaatgctaaaataaaattaaaagagtcaaGCACTAATGATTTGAAATCTGCTGCAAAGTTAGCTTTACGTGCCGTAAAAGGTATTGTCAAAAAGAAACCTCGTTCTAGAATTATTACAATTCCGAAAAGCGGTGGTATCCTTCCGCTCATTCCAATTTTTGCTGGTTTAAGTGCATTAGGAGGTTTAGCAGGTGGCACTGCTTCCGTTATAAGTGCTGTCAATAAAGCGAAGCAAGCACAAACGGCCCTCAAGGAAAGTCAAAGACATAATCAAACGATGGAATCAATAGCTTTAGGTAAAGGTCTATATTTAAAACCATATAAAAAAGGAttaggtgtttttttaaagacaCGCCAAGAAAAACCATACAACAGCAGAAAGCGCTAACAAACGTTGACTTGATGcgttatgtaaaaatattggGAATACCAGAGTTTAGAGGGATATTCATGCGAGATAAATTGCCTAtacgtattaataataatgaatgaGGTATTATTAACTTGGATAGTGTGAAAGGGCCTGGCACTCATTGGACAGCCTATATTAAGAAGGGAAatataattacttattttgatagttttggtaatttaaaaccaaGTAAAGAAATTGTGAACTATTTCAAGAGTGCTGgaaataatgtaattattaaatataatcacCATCAATATCAAACCTATAACACAAGTAATTGtggttatttatgtttaaatttcttaCTATCGGACGCATTATAGCTTCAACAATCAAAGGATGTGGACGTTTGATTTAGTAGGAAAAACATCTGTTCTAACAGCAAATTACCACCCTGCAATAGAACTGAATCCTAATTATCAATATGAACTGGCACTTGTAAGCTTTGATGGTTACAACTCAATTCCAAATATTGATGAAACAAACAATTGCTTAAAAATAGATAATGTATTGATAGCACTACCAACAGGATCTCTTATGAATTAATACACATTTCGAATGctattaataaacaacttaaagaaaagaatattaatGGTGTGACCTTTAGCCTACAAGCAAATGAGGATACGCTACAAGCAGTGATCACATGTAACAAaactattgattttaatataaacaactCCATCTCAACAATATTAGGATTTAATAAATCAGATGTACTGGATCCAATAAAATCCCCGCATAGAGCTCGCAATATTGTAGatatatttaaagtaaattctATACAAGTACTATGTAGCATAACACATGGAGCTTATCACAACGACATACCTGCGCACACTATCTACTCATTTTTCCCTACAGTACCTAAAGGTTATAAAATATCAGAAACTCCccacaatttaatatatatgcCTTTGAatacacaaataattaataatattacccTTAAAATAGTTGATCAAAACGGAGTGTTGGTTAATTTCAGAGGAGAAGTCATCAAGATAAGACTACATTTAAAGCTCTCTAGTAATAATGGTTCTTAAGGTGAAAGGTTATATAAACCCACGAAATCAAACCAATACTTTTAGTTCTCCTCACACTGTGAAACAGTTAACACCtcaaaacaaacaatttcttgAATCATTAGgtttacaattaataaaataatattcaatatgAGTATCTTAAACGTCTCGGATAAAGTAGAATTTGATAATTCACTCGTACGGATTCAGTATCATAATCATTTACCATACTCATCAAATTCGTTTAACAATAGCGATGAAATTCGTATTGCAATTCAACAACAGGACGTTTACACGTTACCAAGTCAATCTTTTATTTACGTACAAGGGAAACTATTGAAAGATGACGGAACCGTTGATAaagattcaaaattatcaGTAAATCCGATCGCTCATATGTTTAGTGAAGTACGATTTGAATGTGGAGGGAACGTAATTGACAGAGTAAGAAATCCAGGAATAGCTAgcacattaaaaaatctttgctCATTAACAAGATCGGAATACTATCATGCCTCTAACGCAGGTTTCGAATATCCAAATGttaaagtaaatgaaaataaaggaGATTTAGATTTTTGTGTTCccttgaaatattttcttggtTTCGCAgaagattataataaaattttgataaatctcCGTCAAGAATTAGTTTTAGTACGCAGTAATTCAGACAAGAATGTTATCGAAAGTCTTTTACCTAATGTGATAAttactattaataaaatagtatgGAAAGTGCCTCATGTTTCTGTAGCCGATGTTGaacgtttaaaacttttagagtACATTGAACAAGGAATTGAATTAGACATGGGATTTAGATCATTTGATTTACATGAATACCCATCATTACCAAAAAGTAGACAACACACATGGACAATTAAAACATCTACTCAATTAGAAAAACCCAGATACTTTATATTAGGGTTTCAAATCAATAGAAAAGATAATCCGTTACGTTCTGCATCACAATTTGACCACTGTAATTTAACAGATATGAAAGTGTTTTTAAATAGTGAGAAATATCCCTATGaagctttaaatttaaattttaagacaggTCAAATTGCAGTTTTATATGAAATGTATTGTAATTTCGCAAAAACCTATTACGATCGAGAACTTGCAGAACCAATGTTTAACAGAGATACATTTTTAGCACATACACCGATTATTGTAGTTGATTGTTCACggcaaaatgatattttaaatgttggaACCGTTCCTTTAACTGGTATGATTAATCAAATATAGATCAGTTTGTAAACAACTCTATGTCCATAAcattatgttttaataaagtagATGAACTGgatttttatgtaaacaaaataaagttagTCGTATTTAAGTTGGctgaaattttattagaaacatTCCTAATTTCCTGTGCATGCGCATTCAAGCGACGCCGACGGGAGGCACGCCTTTAAACGCTcagcaaatttaaatttaaaaaatgtaaacagGTAAAtcaggtaaatttattttattcattaaatatattattttttttttttttaattttattaaatgtattattCTTATTCATCGTCTGCGAGCGAGTTTCCTCTTATCTAATCTTCGCACATATCCTACCGCATATTTCCTGCGATTCGTTAACGCGTCAACAACCGCCGCACTCGAAAGACCCGATTCAGTTCGTTTTTAACCGCTGCTGATTCCTCTAGTTCGTAAATCacgatataaaagaaaatgtttagtaCAATTTCAAGTACAACGGTCTtcctcttctttctttttattacgaCAACATTGTGCGATAgcggagaagaagaagaaggagaaACAACCGTAGCAGTTACTGCATCACCTTCAGCTGAAACCTTAGAGATTACTACTACTACATACTACATTAGCATCATCTCCAGCTGATattcgaaaaataaataattttcattatcaaCTACTCCGGTTGAAGACAGATCCTAAAGtaagttttaaagttaaaaatcctAAGAAAGGAGGAGGAACCTCCGCAAAACAAGATCAACCTACAACAACCACAGCGATGAAAGATGCATCTTCGATCATCAGAGGTTCAGTGtctttaatatgtttaaatatatGAGGGTtgatggtaaaaaaaaattgaagaaaagtaattgtgttttaaaataaatataatattaatttttatttattaattttgtgttttatttatccACCACACACCAGAGTGCGCATAACTCAGTCCTACTTACACCACTCAAATCTAGGTGGCgccattgtatttaaatttttttatttaattttctaaaaatccctagatctctagttacttttaataccaacctaattttttttccccCAAACTTTAGTTGGTATCCCCCCCTATACCTAATACATTGAGGCGTGACGTCACCGCAGGAGCAGCAGGAGCAACTTCCGCTCTAGAACCGGCATTCTTACACTACTGATAATTATAGCTCAATCCGGAAATAGTGGTGGTCAAACATCTGATGTTTCAACGGGTCATATATCCGAAATTTTCGGTATAATCGCATTTATTGgtgttgttttaatatttacgtGTTGCTGCTGTGGGCCGGTGATATATTTGGTACGAGCGAGAGAAAGGGCTATGGAATGAAGATTGAAGCGTCATCTTAGCCGAACCCAAgacttataaattaaattttccgcACCAAGCAAGAGATGTGCCCGATTATGTCTATTGAATGTCGGAAGTGATTGTGACGAGTTTTCGGCATTTTCTTGAAGAGCTGCGTGTAATACAGAGAAACCTAACCAAGGACAAGGAAGAGAGGCGTAAAGGTGTAATCTTTAAATGGGATAGCGCGTGTCAAGACGcatttgataaattaaaagccAGCCTTATTTGTCCACCTATACTacaatatacaaattt is from Onthophagus taurus isolate NC chromosome 8, IU_Otau_3.0, whole genome shotgun sequence and encodes:
- the LOC139431303 gene encoding uncharacterized protein — its product is MSILNVSDKVEFDNSLVRIQYHNHLPYSSNSFNNSDEIRIAIQQQDVYTLPSQSFIYVQGKLLKDDGTVDKDSKLSVNPIAHMFSEVRFECGGNVIDRVRNPGIASTLKNLCSLTRSEYYHASNAGFEYPNVKVNENKGDLDFCVPLKYFLGFAEDYNKILINLRQELVLVRSNSDKNVIESLLPNVIITINKIVWKVPHVSVADVERLKLLEYIEQGIELDMGFRSFDLHEYPSLPKSRQHTWTIKTSTQLEKPRYFILGFQINRKDNPLRSASQFDHCNLTDMKVFLNSEKYPYEALNLNFKTGQIAVLYEMYCNFAKTYYDRELAEPMFNRDTFLAHTPIIVVDCSRQNDILNVGTVPLTGMINQI